Within the Pseudomonadota bacterium genome, the region CCTATGGGAGGCGTTTGATGGTTCAGAGAGCTTATACTCAACAGTCGCAAAAGCATTTTTTGGGGAGTCGATTACGCAACAACAGGAGGCTAGTGTTCTAACGGTTTTATTCGATCATCCAACGCATTTTCAAAAAAAGGGACAGGGAAATTTCAAGCCCGCTGCCGCTGAGGCCCTAAGGGCAGCCAAAACCTCCTTAGAGGCGAAGAGACAGCGTGAGCTGTTACTTGCGCGCTATGTTGAGCAATTGTGCGAATACGCCATGCCAACGGAGTTCTTTGATAACTTGCCTCGATTGCTCTATGGCCCAGACAAAAATCAGCTTGAGGAAAAAGCGATTGAGCAAGCTTGTTTGAAATTAAAAATTGGAAAACGAGCACTCTTTACAAAATTATCAATCATGCCTGAGGCTGAAGATTTTCACCTTGGTCAATTTATATACGATCATTTCAGTAACGCTCCGGAACACAGGAATGATGTCTGTGTGCCTGGCGCAGATGGCTTGCCGATCTCGCAAGTGAGTGCGTTTAGTATTGATGATGCAGCTACTACGGAAATTGATGATGCGTTCTCTTTGACTGGTGACGAAAATGTGGGGTGGAGACTCGGGGTGCATATTGCGGCTCCGGGGCTGTGTATCGGGACAGATTCTGCTCTAGATAAAGAGTTGCGATCGAGAATGTCCACTGTTTATCATCCAGCAGGGAAGGTCACCATGTCGCCTCCTTCGATTATCGAACAATTTAGCTTGTCTCAAGGGCGGACAGTGCCCGTCATGTCACTCTATGCAGAGATAGACCCAGAGTTTGCCGTTGGTCGTATTGAGACGGTAATTGAATCTCTTAACGTTACAGATAATTTAGACTTAAGCGTCATAGAGAATCATTTCGATCCTGATTTAGGCCCTAATCAACCGGTTGGTTGCTCAAGGGGGCGAGAATTGTATGTACTCTACCAACTTGCCACTCGTTTACGTGAATCTAGAGGAGAAAAGAATAGTCATATCCACCGCAAAGAATACAATTTTGAGGTGACTGAGGGGACCGTTAGTATCAAGCCACGTAAACGTGGCTCTTCGGTAGACGTAATGGTTTCGGAGTTGATGATTTTCGCGA harbors:
- a CDS encoding RNB domain-containing ribonuclease, which codes for MNVFYLESGSLKVGRILKETGASLQVQSQFGKQIKVKANHVFIFFDGTSPDDFFNKVQEIAKTIDPDLLWEAFDGSESLYSTVAKAFFGESITQQQEASVLTVLFDHPTHFQKKGQGNFKPAAAEALRAAKTSLEAKRQRELLLARYVEQLCEYAMPTEFFDNLPRLLYGPDKNQLEEKAIEQACLKLKIGKRALFTKLSIMPEAEDFHLGQFIYDHFSNAPEHRNDVCVPGADGLPISQVSAFSIDDAATTEIDDAFSLTGDENVGWRLGVHIAAPGLCIGTDSALDKELRSRMSTVYHPAGKVTMSPPSIIEQFSLSQGRTVPVMSLYAEIDPEFAVGRIETVIESLNVTDNLDLSVIENHFDPDLGPNQPVGCSRGRELYVLYQLATRLRESRGEKNSHIHRKEYNFEVTEGTVSIKPRKRGSSVDVMVSELMIFANSHWGSELKNADIAALFRVKTKSKTGLSIVPLPHEMMGVSAYAWVSSPLRRYVDLVNQRQLLAHLQSREPTYSSNSEQLHSILYDFEIKYAQYAEFQRHMERFWCMKWLLQTDQRVFEAEVLRDNLVRLDSIPLVCKADKLPQNNIGQKVLIKVLAINVVDNFANVEWIETLQLVTEEPTT